In a single window of the Nicotiana tomentosiformis chromosome 8, ASM39032v3, whole genome shotgun sequence genome:
- the LOC138897503 gene encoding uncharacterized protein: protein MATQPMVPIRPVVREATSEEEQLRLARFKKYDPPTFSGIVETSWVAFTMFQLRGAAYQWWRSYELASLADAASLSWAQFSEMFLREFVPHSLRDACHAEFEQLRQGTMSVLEYTIRLSDLARYIPVLVATVKERVCRFIERLRHDIRFSMARELETDVLFQQVVEIAHRLEGMWD, encoded by the exons atggcgacacagcctatGGTTCCAATTAGGCCCGTGGTTAGGGAAGCAACATccgaggaagagcagcttagacttgcaaggttcaagaagtatgaccctcctactttcagtg gtattgtggagacgagttgggttgcttttactatgttccagcttaggggagcggcttatcagtggtggcgatcGTATGAGTTGGCTAGTctggccgatgcagcttcactttcatgggctcagttttcagagatgttcctgagagagtttgttcctcattCTCTTCGGGATGCATGccacgcggagtttgagcagttgcgccagggtactatgtcAGTGTTAGAGTATACCATTAGATTGAGTGATTTGGCCAGATATATACCTgttttggtcgctacagttaaaGAGCGAGTATGTCGGTTCATTGAGAGGCTTAGACATGATATTCGATTCAGCATGGCCCGGGAGTTGGAGACGGATGTTttatttcagcaggtggtagagatcgctcacCGATTGGAGGGCATGTGGGACTAG